The window CGTCGGCCGGCTGCTGCGCCGGCCCCGGCGCGGCGAGCACGACCTGCCGGTCGTCGTGGCCGTCGGCGCCACCGGGTCCGAAGTGCACGCCGGGCTACTGCGCCGGCTGCGCCGGCCGGCCCGCCGCCGAGTGCCGCACGTAGACATCGACGCCGCCGAGTTCCCCGAGGGAGCCGGGATCCGCCCGCTGCTCGACGCGATGCACCACCAACTCGCCCTCGACGCGTTCGGCGGCGAGCCGTTCATCTTCCGCCACTATCCGCTGGCCCGTTGGCTGATGGACCAGCGGTTGGCCGACGTCGAGGTCGCCGAACGCCGGGCCCGGCTCACCCAGATGCTGCGCGACTGGCGCCGCCGGCCGGCCACCGAGAACCTGAGCGGCGCCTCGGACGCCGAGACCATGTTCGCCACCGCGTACCGGCTGCTGCTCTGGCTGGTCCTGCGGGCGGTCCCGGATGTGGTCTTCCGGGCCGCGTTGTCCGGGCGGCTACCGGTGATCGGCGGCCGGTACCGCTGGTTCATGCGCCAGCAGTACCTCGCGCCACGACAGAGCGGTACCTTCATCGGCTTCGCCGAACGACTCACCACCGACCTGCGAACCGGTGAACAGCCCGAGCAGGTGCGCAAGCTGCTGGTGCACGCCTTCCTGGAGGACCTGCGCGCGGGACATCTGCGCCGCGTCTGGTCACCGAACGGCTGGCAGCGCACCGCCTACCCGGTGCTGCTGCTGCGCGATGTCGCACCGGACAACGCCGGGCACGCCCTGCTGCGGCTGGTCAACGATGTCCGCAACGAGACCGGCCGGTGGGACCCGCTGCTGATCGTGGCCACCGCGGCCGAGGGCTACACCCCGGTACCGGGTGCCGCGGCCCCGGTCCGGCTGACCGAGGTGGACATCGGCCTCGACGAGTGGCGCGACGCCCTGCCGGAGCAGCGTCGGCTACGCCGCGCCGACGCGTGGATCCTGCCGCTGGCGGCGACGACCGACCCCGACGACCGGTACGGGCAGCCGACCGCCGCCGACCTCGCACCACCGGCGCCACCGTGGTGGGCCCGGCGCACCGTCGCCGCCGCCGTGGTCCTGGCCCTGCTCGCCGGTGGGCTGTTCTGGGCCGGCGGGCGGTGGGGTCCGGGTTGCCTGCCGCACCCGGGGCAGGGCGAGATCTCGCTGCGGCTGATCGACGGCGAGTGCGTCGGCTACAGCGACAACCTGGGATACGTGTTCAACCACGACCCGGGCCAGGAAGCACTGCGCGGGGTGCAGGAACGGATCTTCCGGCAGAACGAGGAGGTCATGCAGGTCTGGCGGAGCAGCCAGCGCCGTCGCCCGCTGATGACCCTGGTCTATCTGGGCATCATGACCGGCCAGCGGACCGGTCCCCGGGAGGTCTCCTACGTCTCCGAACGCGAAGAGCTCGAAGGAATGGCGGTCGCCCAGTACGCCCGGATGAAGGCGTCGGCGAGCACCGACGGCCAGGCGCTGCTGCGCATCGTGGTGGCCAACGGCGGCAAGCAGATGCGACACGCGGAGCGGACGGTGGAGCTGCTGGCCGGGCTGGCCCGCCGGGACCCGACGGTGGTCGGCGTGGTCGGCCTGGTGGAGAGCCGCACCACCACGGCACGGGCGCTGCGGCGACTCAACGAGGTGGGACTGCCGGCGGTCGCGCCGACGCTGTCCGCCGACGGGCTGCACCGCAACTCGCGGCTGTACCTGCAGATGGTCGCGCCCAACACCGACCAGGCCGAGCTGGTCTCGGCGTACGCCACCCGGGTGCTCGGCCTGTCCGAGGCGCACATCTACTACACCACCGGCGACAACAGCCCGCTCGCCGACGACCTGTACGTCAACACGCTGGTCACCGGCCTGACCGACCGGCTCGGCGAGCGGGCCACCGCCCGGGCGTTCCGGGTGGGCGACTCGCTCGGTCACGAGTGCGGCTACCCCGGCCTGCTCTTCTTCGCCGGCCGGTACTCGGAGTTCGACGAGTTCCTGGAAGCGCTGCGGGGCTGTCGGAACAATCCTCCGCTGCATCTGGTGGCCGACGACTCGGTCAACCGGTACCTGGCCAACCACCAGCTGCGGGCGAACGCGCCGGGCAACCTGCCGGTGACGTACGTGTCGAAGGCCGCGTTGGCGATGTGCACCCGGCTGGCGGCCGACGCGGTCGCCGACGAGTCACGCCGCCGGTTCCTCGACCTGATTCGGCGCGACGACCTGCTCGGCGAGCGGCGGTGCGTGGACGGCTCGGTTCCGCCGGTCGGCGAACGCGTGGCGCTGGCCTACGACGCGACGATGATGTTGATCGCGGCGGTGGAGCAGCTCGCGGCCCGGCTGAACGTCGGCTCCCAGCCGTGGGACGCGCGGGCGGTCAGCCCGGTCGCGGTCTTCACCGAGGTGCTGCGGCAGAACGCCGCAGCGGCGTACCCGGGGGTGACCGGGCCTACCCGGTTCTCGGCGGACACCGGCGAGCCGGTGCAGAAGCGACTGTCGCTGATGTACGTGGCCAGCGTGCCGCAGGTCGACCAGGAACCGCAGGAGGTCTTCTACTGCGGTCGGGCGCAGCCGGACGACCCGCCCGGCTGCCATCCGGCCCCGGCGGCCCCGACCGGCGACACCGGCTGAGCCACCCATCGGCCGACGGATGGAACCTTCCGGACCGCCGGGGAGTCGGGCACTGCATGGGAGAATCCCCGCCGGACGCCGACGGCGGCGGTCTGGCGCACCCTGACGACGTCGTCGGCCAGGTGTACGCCGGCAGCTACCGGCGGCTCGTCGTGCAGCTGTACGCCGTCACCGGCGACCTGAGCGAAGCACAGGAGACGGTGCAGGAGGCGTTCGTCCGCGCCCTGCTCGCTCCGCACCGCTTCGCCGAGCTGGACAACCCGGAGGCGTGGCTACGCCGGGTGGCGGTCAACGTCGCCCGCAGCCGGCACCGACGCCGGGCCGTTCTCGCCCGGCTGCTGCCCCGGCTGGCCGCCCCGGTCGACACCGAACGACTGATCGCCGACAGCTCGGCCGAGCACGTCGCGCTGATGCGGGCGCTGCGTCAACTGCCGGCCGGGCAACGACACGCTATCGCCCTGCACTACCTGGCCGACCTGCCGGTCGCCGAGGTCGCCGACGCGCTCGGCGTCACCGAGGGAACCGTCAAGTCCCGACTCTCCCGAGGCCGGACGGCCCTCGCCGGCCTGCTCGTCGACACGTCGACCAGTCACACCCGGAGCAGCCATGCCTGACCTGCGGCTGACCACCTTCGACCGGGAGCGGATCAACGAAGCGGTGATCCAGCCGGCGCTGGACCGGCTCCGGGCGCGGGCCCGACGCCGACGGCGGACCATGATCGTCGCCGCCGCGCTCGGCCTGCTGCTGGTGGCGCTGGTCGCGCCGGGCCTGGCCGCCACGGTTGGCCGCCACCGGTCCGACGGCCCCGTGCCGCCCGGCCCGCTGCGGGTCACCGTGTGGGACGACCAGACCGTGGTGGGCTTCGACGGCCCCGACGAGGACTGCCGGTTCCGGTTCACCCGCAGCGACGACGCCGGATCGACGTGGCTGCCGCTGAACGGACCGGACACCACGGCGGACTGTCTGCACGACGCCGACGGCCACCCGGTGTCGCGGGCGGTGGCGTTCAGTCTCACCCCGGACGTCTTCCTGGTCGGCGTCGGCGTCACCGACCACGTGTCCACCGACGCCGGCCGGACCTGGCGGGACGCCACCGCGACGACCCGCACCGTCACCGCGTTCCCGCCCGAGGCGCAGCCGGTGGACTGCCTGACCCACTGCGCCGACCTGCGCCCGCCGGTCGCGGTCGACCCGGTCGCCGGCACGGTGTACCGGCTGGCCGACCCGCCGACGGTCGGCGGGCGGGTGTACGTGGCTCCGGACGGGGCGATCTGGACCGCCGGACCGGCCGGAGCCGGGCCGGGCACCGTGGTCGCGGTCAGCACCGACCGGGGCGCCAGCTGGCGGGCCGCCGCCGGGCCGTCCGGCGCGCTGGTCGCCGGACTCGCGGCCCGCGACGCCCGGCAGGCGTTCGTCCTGTTCGAACCGTCCGACGCGGGCGGCACCGGCTCGTCGGCCGCCCGGCCGGTGCTGTGGCGTACCACCGACGGTGCACGCAGCTGGCAGGACCTGGCCATCCCGCTGCCCCGGCTGGGCCAGAGCGCGCTGACCGTCGGCGGCGACGGCCGGCTGCTGGTGGGCGGCCTCGGCCGGCACACGGTGCCGACGTGGACCAGCGACGACGACGGCACGACCTTCACCGCCGGCACCGCCGGCCCGTACGGCGAGCTCGGCGCCCTGCCGGGGCGGCTGTGGGTCTCCGCCGGACAGCCCGGCACGCCCGGCTCGGTCACCGTCGACGGAACCAGCTGGCAATCCGTGCCACTGCCGACAGAATGATCCGCCGACCTGGTCTGAGCTGCGCGGATTCATGATCACGTGACAGCTGCGTCACGGTGCCGACATCAACCGGCCGGAGATTGTGGCCACCGCTTCACCGCCCAGAGGTTCGCATGGCCCCCACCCCTCCTACCGACGACGAGTTCAACACGTTCATCGTCGCCCAGCTCGCCTCGCTGCGGTCCTTCATGCGCAGTACGGTGCCGGCCCTCGCCGGGTACCAGATGCCGACGTCGGACGCCGCCGACCCGGCGACCGCCATGGCGCTGTCCCAGCAGCCCGCACCGATCCTCTACCCGTCGATCAGCACCGAATGGCGCAAGCCCCGATGACCGCAGAGGACGCCATGACAAAGGCTTCGACAGACGTACAACTGCCGCTCGACCGGCTCCTCGACCGTCGGGCGTTCCTGGCCCGCACCGCCGCGCTGGCCGCCACCGCCACCGCCACCGTCGGCACCGTGGCGCTGCCCGGCCTGGCCGGGCTCGCCTCGGCCGCGCCGAGCGACACCAGCGCCCCGGCCGTCACATTCAACCCGGAGCTGGACCGGGGGGCCGCGTACAACAAGCCGCGCGAGTCGGCTATGTCCGACCCGACCGAATGGACCATCTCGGAAGCCGCCTGGATGATCCGGCACAACAAGATCGTGCCGGTCGAGCTGGTCCAGGCCTACCTGGACCGGATCGTCGCGTACGAGTCGACGTACCAGGCGTTCAACGTGGTGCTCGCGGAGGCGGCGGTCAAGGCCGCCCGGCAGTGGGCCAACCGGCCGCACCGGGGGCCGCTGCACGGCATCCCGCTGGCCATCAAGGACAACTACTTCACCGAGGGCGTGCCGACCACCGCGAACTCGTACCTGTTTCAGGACTTCGTCCCACCGTACGACGCCACCTCGGTCGCCAAGCTGGTGGTGCAGGGCGGCATCGTGCTCGGCAAGACCCAGATGGGTCCGTTGGCCACCACCCGGGCGACCCTGCCCAACGGTCAGGTCACCACCGTCAACGCCTGGACGCCGACGAACCCGTCGACCAACCCGGGCGGCTCGTCGACCGGCACCGCCACCGCCGTCGCCGGACGGCTGGCCAGCTCGGGGATCGGCACCCAGACCGGCGGCTCGATCACCTCGCCGTCCAACGCGCAGAACCTCACCGGCATCAGACCGACGATGGGCCGGGTGTCGCTGGCCGGAATCGTCCCGCTCACCTACACCCGCGACCACCCCGGCCCGCTCGCCCGCGACGCCAAGGACGCGGCGATCATGCTGATGGCGATGGCCGGGCCGGACCCGGCCGACCCGCGCAGCCAGGGCCTGCCGCCGGTGCCGAACCTGATCAACGCGGCGACGCCCCGCTACGACGGCGACAACCTGCGGATGCGGTGGAAGACCCGGATCGGGGTACTGCCCGGCTACGCCGACGGCAGCTCGGAGACGGCGGCGGCCCGCCGCGCGTTCCTCGCCGAGATGGCCGCCATACCGGAGTGCGAGCTGGTCGAGGTGCCGTTCCCGGACGAGTGGAGCCTGCTCACCGGGAGCGCGTTCAACAACGTACGGCTGCCGGAGCGCAGCGAGCCGTTCATGCCGTACCTGCGCAGCGACCTGCGCGGCTTCGGGGTGTCGGTGACCAGTTGGTTGCAGGGCGCGTTGCTGGGCGCCAACGGCTGGGTCACCGGCCAGCGCGCCAAGCTGCTGCTGCTGGACCGGATTCTGGACCAGATCTTCAGTAGCTGCGACGTGGTGGTGCAGACCAGCCCGGTGCCGTTCGACATCGTCGGCCTGCCGGAGATCGCGTTCCCGATCGGCTTCTCCGGCGGCGGGGTGCCGATCGGCGCCATTCTCGGCGGGCAGCCGTACGCCGAGGACCGCCTGCTGTCGGTGGCCGCCGCGTACCAGGCGGTCACCGACTGGCACTGGCGGCGACCGGCCGACCCACCGGCGGCCGCACCGTCACCGGCCGAGGCGGCCGCCGCCCGGTCTGCGGCCGCGACGTCGTCGCGGGGCCGGTTGACCGCCGAGGAGGTCGCCGAGCTCACCCAGTGACCGGACGCGCTTCGGCGCGGTGCGGGCCGTCCACCCGGTGGGTGGGCGGCCCGCAGTCCGTCGCCCGGCGGAACGCGGTGCCCCGACGCTCGCTGCGGGTCGGCCTTCCGGACACCCGGACAACCAACTAAGGTTAGGCAAACCTGACCCGATCACCCCGGGAGTCCGTGGCCACGCCAGCCGCACCAGCCTCTGTCGCTCGGCCGGGCACGCTCCCGCGCGACCTTATGGAGAAACGATGAGCTTCAAGGATGCCAAGAAGCACACCACGCTGTGTGTGGTGAACGTCGTCGGCACCGAACGGATCAGCCCGAACTTCATCCGGGTCACCCTCGGCGGCGACCAGTTACAGCGCCTGCCCGAACACGGATTCGACCACTGGTTCCGGCTCTTCCTGCCGCAGGAACACGGCGAGACCACCTTCGACCTGCCCAACCGGGCCGACACCATCGGCTACCTGAAGTACCTGCGAATCCCGTCGGCAACCCGCCCACACCTGCGCAACTACACGGTCCGCGCGTTCCGTCCGCAGGCCCGCGAGCTCGACATCGACTTCGTCGTGCACGGCGACGAGGGCGTCGCCAGCCGCTGGGTGCAACGCACCAAGGCCGGTGACACCGTCGCCCTGCTCGACCAGGGCTGCGGCTACGAGTTCGCCCCCGACACCACGTTCCACCTGCTGGCCGGCGACGAGACCGCGCTGCCGGCGATCGTCGGCATCCTGCGGGACCTGCCACGTGACGCCACCGGCCTGGCGGTGGTCGAGATCCCCGACCCCGCCGACGCCCAGCCGGTCGACGCGCCCGCCGGATTCGAGGTCCGCTGGCTGCCCCGGCCGGCCGAAGCCCGACCGGGCAGCCTCGCGCTCGCCGCGGTGCGGGCCTGGACGACCGACAGCCCGACCACGGTGTCCGCCTACTTCGCCGGCGAACAGGCGCTGCCCGCAGGGGCCCGCCGCCACCTGGTCGAATCCGGTGTCCCGAAGCGCAGGATCAGCTTCACCGGCTACTGGCGACTCGGCAAGACACACTGAACCGGCGCTGCTCCGGCACGACGACGAAGCCACGCGCGGTGCTCGGATGGTAGGTCGCCCAAGCCTCACCGGTCCGCCCATACAGTGACGTCGACCACCATCCGGGGCCGGGGCGGAGTCGGCGGTTCGACGACCTGGACCAGCGCGGTACGTCGCTCGTCGGTCAGGACGCACAGCTGGTCGCCGCGGTGGATCTCGCTGTGCCGGATCGTGGCCACCAGCCGGCCCGGTCGCTGCTGAAACGTCCGGCACGCCTGGTAACCGCCCGGCCGGCCAGCCCGCACGAGCGCGAACGAGGGCGTGTCCGACGCGCTGCGGATCTGGTGGTACTCGACGATGAGGTCAGCCAAGCCACCATCGCGGACCGGGCCGACCAGCCGCTCGGTGCTGCCACGGCCAGGCTCGCCGGTGTCGGCGTCGATCTTGTCGCGATAGTTGGTGAACACATCCGTCGTCGCCTGCAGGACGCAGCCGGTGCGGTGCAGCAGGACCGGCACGGGGGCTTCGACCGGCCGGTGGGCGGCCACCGCGTCACACACCACGGTGGGCGTGGCCCGGCTCGGACCGCCGGTGACTCCGACCGCGCCCGCAGTCACCACCAGTGCGCAGCCGGCCGTCACGGCCACCCACCATCTACGGCGCCCGGCACGGCGTACGGGCTCGGGATGCTCGTTCTCCCAGCGGTGGGCCAGACGCTCCCGCAGCAACCGGTGCCGGAACTCGTACACACCGCCCACCCGACGCAGTCCCTTGTGCCGTGACTCGTACGCCTGATCGAGGAAACGTATCAGTTGCCACGGCAGCGGGCTGCGCGCAGCCAGCCAGATACGCGCGATCGTAAAGTGCAGCCAGGCCGCTCGGGCGCCTCGCACGATCGCCGCACCGACGCCGAACGTGAAGGCCGTGGCCAGTACGGGCGGATTGTCGGCCGGTCTGACCACGAGCTTGAGCACGAGCCCGGCGAGCATGCCGGTCACGATCGCGCTGAACGCCATGCTCACCAGCGCGGCCCTGCGGTCGTTGCGCAGCACCCCGGACGGCCGGTCCCCTTGCGTCGTGTCCGTCATGACCTGGCCCTGCATCAGCAGCATGACCGCGCCGGCCGGCACCGCGATCAGGTAGCCGGCCAGTGCCATGTGCCAGGCCTGGTCTCGGCCGAACAACACCGTCAAGATCGCCACGAACAGTGTGGCTCCGGCGGCCCCGAACGCCGCGCCCCTTGTCGACTCCTCGATCAGGATCCGCGGCCGCGAGCCGAGCCGCCAGGTAAAGGTGACCGGAGCCGGTGGCCGCCGCGCGGCCTGCCAACCGGCGATGCCGGTCAGCAGCGCGACGACCACCGCGAAGGCGATCCCGACCGAGGCTACGTCCCGCGCGGCCCACAACCCGACCCTGCCGGCCATGTCCGGGCCCAAGGTCGTGACCACGTCCATCCACCGGCCAAGGGCCGCTCCGGCGATCACCGTGAGCACGGTGCAGGCCCCGCCGAGACCACCCAGGACGGCTCCCGTCACATGTGGTGGCAGTTCCGCCGGCAGCCGCCACCAGGCGAGCTCGCTGCTCCCGTTGCGCCGCAGCCGCGCGGCGAGGAACGCCAGAGGTGCCCAGTGCCGCCGCGCCCAGTCCGGGTCGCGCCGATCGGGATCGCCGGCATCGATGAAGGTGTCGATCAGCCGGCTCTGGACGCTCGTCCGGTCAGGGAACCGGCTCGCGTCCAACAGGCCGCGGGGACCGGCGTCCCGGGCACCGTACCCGATGCCGGCCAGCCAGAGCATGAACGGCGTCGCCATCGCCTCGGCCAGTGGTCCGTCCGGCGAGCGGTTGAGACGGGCGAACACCTCGTCCCACTTGGCCTGATGGTGATCGGGTGTCACCTGGCGCAGGTAGGCCATGGCCTGCTCCGGCGGCACCGGCTGCAGTTCGAGCACCGCCGCACCGTCGAGCGGGACGCGGTACCAGTGTTCGTCCACTCCGTTGACAGCGGACGTGTACTCGTCGCTGCGGCAGTTCACGATGATCGGATGCGGGCTGTCGCCGATCATCGTGACCGCCCGCGCGGAAGAACCCGCCCACGCGTCGAACTCGTCGAGAATCGGGAGCACCTGGCCGTCGCGTACCAACGTCAGCGCGTGGCGCAGGGCGCGCCGTCGCGGCCCGCCGAAGGCCCACCCGTACCGGCTGACCAACTGCCGGGCCAGCCA is drawn from Micromonospora sp. Llam0 and contains these coding sequences:
- a CDS encoding RNA polymerase sigma factor, which codes for MGESPPDADGGGLAHPDDVVGQVYAGSYRRLVVQLYAVTGDLSEAQETVQEAFVRALLAPHRFAELDNPEAWLRRVAVNVARSRHRRRAVLARLLPRLAAPVDTERLIADSSAEHVALMRALRQLPAGQRHAIALHYLADLPVAEVADALGVTEGTVKSRLSRGRTALAGLLVDTSTSHTRSSHA
- a CDS encoding amidase, with amino-acid sequence MTKASTDVQLPLDRLLDRRAFLARTAALAATATATVGTVALPGLAGLASAAPSDTSAPAVTFNPELDRGAAYNKPRESAMSDPTEWTISEAAWMIRHNKIVPVELVQAYLDRIVAYESTYQAFNVVLAEAAVKAARQWANRPHRGPLHGIPLAIKDNYFTEGVPTTANSYLFQDFVPPYDATSVAKLVVQGGIVLGKTQMGPLATTRATLPNGQVTTVNAWTPTNPSTNPGGSSTGTATAVAGRLASSGIGTQTGGSITSPSNAQNLTGIRPTMGRVSLAGIVPLTYTRDHPGPLARDAKDAAIMLMAMAGPDPADPRSQGLPPVPNLINAATPRYDGDNLRMRWKTRIGVLPGYADGSSETAAARRAFLAEMAAIPECELVEVPFPDEWSLLTGSAFNNVRLPERSEPFMPYLRSDLRGFGVSVTSWLQGALLGANGWVTGQRAKLLLLDRILDQIFSSCDVVVQTSPVPFDIVGLPEIAFPIGFSGGGVPIGAILGGQPYAEDRLLSVAAAYQAVTDWHWRRPADPPAAAPSPAEAAAARSAAATSSRGRLTAEEVAELTQ
- a CDS encoding siderophore-interacting protein — translated: MSFKDAKKHTTLCVVNVVGTERISPNFIRVTLGGDQLQRLPEHGFDHWFRLFLPQEHGETTFDLPNRADTIGYLKYLRIPSATRPHLRNYTVRAFRPQARELDIDFVVHGDEGVASRWVQRTKAGDTVALLDQGCGYEFAPDTTFHLLAGDETALPAIVGILRDLPRDATGLAVVEIPDPADAQPVDAPAGFEVRWLPRPAEARPGSLALAAVRAWTTDSPTTVSAYFAGEQALPAGARRHLVESGVPKRRISFTGYWRLGKTH